In Musa acuminata AAA Group cultivar baxijiao chromosome BXJ2-10, Cavendish_Baxijiao_AAA, whole genome shotgun sequence, a genomic segment contains:
- the LOC103969674 gene encoding bHLH transcription factor RHL1 isoform X3, translating into MQHGSREVRGGMAASASAQMALHDDHGSQQIQNPGLHDDFFDQMLSGLPSAWPDLGNPKSPWDASAAQKLFRIDLAGKPPDESQPEAVAEGLRYASYEEATMLASRLSQSQGSGGSSPTGEAMMLQLNNHHILPAVGRSQTAVGGGVGESGLLPLPLTLGSGGAADPRIIVETPRDEMDRPYKSPDHNGGEELYNGLGGSIRAAQAATGQHFHHPQNYGGAAASAGVGQGPAASASSGGGTPPQKQKVRARRGQATDPHSIAERLRRERIAERMKALQELVPNANKTDKASMLDEIIDYVKFLQLQVKVLSMSRLGGAAAVAPLVADISTEGPGGRAGANGAAAGNNDSLTVTEHRVAKMMEEDMGSAMQYLQGKGLCLMPISLASAISSAACRPSVGGLVPAPPPATTSAAAAAESPSSPSASALTVQSAAADTTAPKR; encoded by the exons ATGCAGCACGGCAGCAGAGAAGTGCGAGGAGGTATGGCAGCCTCCGCCTCCGCCCAGATGGCTCTCCACGACGACCACGGCTCGCAGCAGATCCAAAACCCCGGCTTGCACGATGACTTCTTCGATCAGATGCTGTCGGGCCTCCCCTCCGCTTGGCCCGACCTCGGGAACCCCAAGTCCCCCTGGGACGCCTCCGCTGCGCAGAAGCTCTTCCGGATCGACCTCGCCGGGAAGCCGCCGGACGAGTCGCAGCCGGAGGCCGTCGCGGAGGGGCTGCGCTACGCTTCTTACGAGGAGGCAACGATGCTGGCGTCTCGGCTCTCGCAGAGCCAGGGTAGCGGCGGGAGCTCGCCGACGGGGGAGGCGATGATGCTCCAGCTTAACAACCACCACATCCTCCCGGCGGTGGGGCGGTCACAGACGGCCGTGGGGGGCGGTGTCGGAGAATCGGGCCTTCTTCCCCTGCCTCTGACTCTCGGCAGCGGCGGTGCGGCGGATCCTCGCATCATCGTGGAAACACCTCGAGACGAAATGGACCGTCCTTACAAATCCCCAGATCACAAC GGGGGCGAAGAGCTCTACAACGGGCTCGGGGGATCGATTCGCGCGGCTCAAGCGGCAACCGGGCAGCACTTCCATCATCCCCAG AACTACGGCGGAGCAGCGGCGTCGGCTGGAGTTGGGCAGGGCCCGGCGGCATCGGCGTCGTCCGGCGGTGGCACACCGCCGCAGAAGCAGAAGGTGAGGGCGCGGAGAGGGCAAGCCACGGATCCCCACAGCATCGCCGAAAGA CTTCGCAGGGAGAGGATCGCAGAGAGGATGAAGGCACTGCAAGAATTGGTGCCCAACGCTAATAAG ACGGATAAGGCTTCGATGCTGGATGAGATCATCGACTACGTTAAATTTCTGCAGCTCCAAGTCAAA GTTCTGAGCATGAGCCGGTTAGGCGGAGCAGCGGCGGTCGCCCCTCTCGTTGCTGATATATCCACTGAG GGTCCGGGAGGACGTGCAGGAGCCAACGGCGCGGCGGCGGGTAACAACGACAGCCTGACGGTGACGGAGCACCGGGTGGCGAAGATGATGGAGGAGGACATGGGCTCGGCGATGCAGTACCTCCAGGGCAAGGGCCTCTGCCTCATGCCCATCTCCCTCGCCTCCGCCATCTCATCCGCCGCGTGCCGCCCATCCGTCGGTGGCCTGGTCCCGGCCCCACCTCCTGCCACCACCAGCGCCGCGGCCGCCGCCGAGTCCCCGTCGTCGCCCAGCGCGTCGGCGCTGACGGTGCAATCCGCCGCGGCCGACACGACCGCTCCGAAGCGGTGA
- the LOC103969674 gene encoding bHLH transcription factor RHL1 isoform X2, with protein sequence MQHGSREVRGGMAASASAQMALHDDHGSQQIQNPGLHDDFFDQMLSGLPSAWPDLGNPKSPWDASAAQKLFRIDLAGKPPDESQPEAVAEGLRYASYEEATMLASRLSQSQGSGGSSPTGEAMMLQLNNHHILPAVGRSQTAVGGGVGESGLLPLPLTLGSGGAADPRIIVETPRDEMDRPYKSPDHNGGEELYNGLGGSIRAAQAATGQHFHHPQGASMSSQNYGGAAASAGVGQGPAASASSGGGTPPQKQKVRARRGQATDPHSIAERLRRERIAERMKALQELVPNANKTDKASMLDEIIDYVKFLQLQVKVLSMSRLGGAAAVAPLVADISTEGPGGRAGANGAAAGNNDSLTVTEHRVAKMMEEDMGSAMQYLQGKGLCLMPISLASAISSAACRPSVGGLVPAPPPATTSAAAAAESPSSPSASALTVQSAAADTTAPKR encoded by the exons ATGCAGCACGGCAGCAGAGAAGTGCGAGGAGGTATGGCAGCCTCCGCCTCCGCCCAGATGGCTCTCCACGACGACCACGGCTCGCAGCAGATCCAAAACCCCGGCTTGCACGATGACTTCTTCGATCAGATGCTGTCGGGCCTCCCCTCCGCTTGGCCCGACCTCGGGAACCCCAAGTCCCCCTGGGACGCCTCCGCTGCGCAGAAGCTCTTCCGGATCGACCTCGCCGGGAAGCCGCCGGACGAGTCGCAGCCGGAGGCCGTCGCGGAGGGGCTGCGCTACGCTTCTTACGAGGAGGCAACGATGCTGGCGTCTCGGCTCTCGCAGAGCCAGGGTAGCGGCGGGAGCTCGCCGACGGGGGAGGCGATGATGCTCCAGCTTAACAACCACCACATCCTCCCGGCGGTGGGGCGGTCACAGACGGCCGTGGGGGGCGGTGTCGGAGAATCGGGCCTTCTTCCCCTGCCTCTGACTCTCGGCAGCGGCGGTGCGGCGGATCCTCGCATCATCGTGGAAACACCTCGAGACGAAATGGACCGTCCTTACAAATCCCCAGATCACAAC GGGGGCGAAGAGCTCTACAACGGGCTCGGGGGATCGATTCGCGCGGCTCAAGCGGCAACCGGGCAGCACTTCCATCATCCCCAG GGCGCATCAATGTCATCGCAGAACTACGGCGGAGCAGCGGCGTCGGCTGGAGTTGGGCAGGGCCCGGCGGCATCGGCGTCGTCCGGCGGTGGCACACCGCCGCAGAAGCAGAAGGTGAGGGCGCGGAGAGGGCAAGCCACGGATCCCCACAGCATCGCCGAAAGA CTTCGCAGGGAGAGGATCGCAGAGAGGATGAAGGCACTGCAAGAATTGGTGCCCAACGCTAATAAG ACGGATAAGGCTTCGATGCTGGATGAGATCATCGACTACGTTAAATTTCTGCAGCTCCAAGTCAAA GTTCTGAGCATGAGCCGGTTAGGCGGAGCAGCGGCGGTCGCCCCTCTCGTTGCTGATATATCCACTGAG GGTCCGGGAGGACGTGCAGGAGCCAACGGCGCGGCGGCGGGTAACAACGACAGCCTGACGGTGACGGAGCACCGGGTGGCGAAGATGATGGAGGAGGACATGGGCTCGGCGATGCAGTACCTCCAGGGCAAGGGCCTCTGCCTCATGCCCATCTCCCTCGCCTCCGCCATCTCATCCGCCGCGTGCCGCCCATCCGTCGGTGGCCTGGTCCCGGCCCCACCTCCTGCCACCACCAGCGCCGCGGCCGCCGCCGAGTCCCCGTCGTCGCCCAGCGCGTCGGCGCTGACGGTGCAATCCGCCGCGGCCGACACGACCGCTCCGAAGCGGTGA
- the LOC103969674 gene encoding bHLH transcription factor RHL1 isoform X1 has translation MQHGSREVRGGMAASASAQMALHDDHGSQQIQNPGLHDDFFDQMLSGLPSAWPDLGNPKSPWDASAAQKLFRIDLAGKPPDESQPEAVAEGLRYASYEEATMLASRLSQSQGSGGSSPTGEAMMLQLNNHHILPAVGRSQTAVGGGVGESGLLPLPLTLGSGGAADPRIIVETPRDEMDRPYKSPDHNGGEELYNGLGGSIRAAQAATGQHFHHPQQGASMSSQNYGGAAASAGVGQGPAASASSGGGTPPQKQKVRARRGQATDPHSIAERLRRERIAERMKALQELVPNANKTDKASMLDEIIDYVKFLQLQVKVLSMSRLGGAAAVAPLVADISTEGPGGRAGANGAAAGNNDSLTVTEHRVAKMMEEDMGSAMQYLQGKGLCLMPISLASAISSAACRPSVGGLVPAPPPATTSAAAAAESPSSPSASALTVQSAAADTTAPKR, from the exons ATGCAGCACGGCAGCAGAGAAGTGCGAGGAGGTATGGCAGCCTCCGCCTCCGCCCAGATGGCTCTCCACGACGACCACGGCTCGCAGCAGATCCAAAACCCCGGCTTGCACGATGACTTCTTCGATCAGATGCTGTCGGGCCTCCCCTCCGCTTGGCCCGACCTCGGGAACCCCAAGTCCCCCTGGGACGCCTCCGCTGCGCAGAAGCTCTTCCGGATCGACCTCGCCGGGAAGCCGCCGGACGAGTCGCAGCCGGAGGCCGTCGCGGAGGGGCTGCGCTACGCTTCTTACGAGGAGGCAACGATGCTGGCGTCTCGGCTCTCGCAGAGCCAGGGTAGCGGCGGGAGCTCGCCGACGGGGGAGGCGATGATGCTCCAGCTTAACAACCACCACATCCTCCCGGCGGTGGGGCGGTCACAGACGGCCGTGGGGGGCGGTGTCGGAGAATCGGGCCTTCTTCCCCTGCCTCTGACTCTCGGCAGCGGCGGTGCGGCGGATCCTCGCATCATCGTGGAAACACCTCGAGACGAAATGGACCGTCCTTACAAATCCCCAGATCACAAC GGGGGCGAAGAGCTCTACAACGGGCTCGGGGGATCGATTCGCGCGGCTCAAGCGGCAACCGGGCAGCACTTCCATCATCCCCAG CAGGGCGCATCAATGTCATCGCAGAACTACGGCGGAGCAGCGGCGTCGGCTGGAGTTGGGCAGGGCCCGGCGGCATCGGCGTCGTCCGGCGGTGGCACACCGCCGCAGAAGCAGAAGGTGAGGGCGCGGAGAGGGCAAGCCACGGATCCCCACAGCATCGCCGAAAGA CTTCGCAGGGAGAGGATCGCAGAGAGGATGAAGGCACTGCAAGAATTGGTGCCCAACGCTAATAAG ACGGATAAGGCTTCGATGCTGGATGAGATCATCGACTACGTTAAATTTCTGCAGCTCCAAGTCAAA GTTCTGAGCATGAGCCGGTTAGGCGGAGCAGCGGCGGTCGCCCCTCTCGTTGCTGATATATCCACTGAG GGTCCGGGAGGACGTGCAGGAGCCAACGGCGCGGCGGCGGGTAACAACGACAGCCTGACGGTGACGGAGCACCGGGTGGCGAAGATGATGGAGGAGGACATGGGCTCGGCGATGCAGTACCTCCAGGGCAAGGGCCTCTGCCTCATGCCCATCTCCCTCGCCTCCGCCATCTCATCCGCCGCGTGCCGCCCATCCGTCGGTGGCCTGGTCCCGGCCCCACCTCCTGCCACCACCAGCGCCGCGGCCGCCGCCGAGTCCCCGTCGTCGCCCAGCGCGTCGGCGCTGACGGTGCAATCCGCCGCGGCCGACACGACCGCTCCGAAGCGGTGA